ACTCCCGAGAGACATGTAGATACAAGAGTTGTTGATGTTCATATATCAAGATTAAGATCAAAATTGGAGGCTGATCCAGCAAACCCAGAATTGATATTGACAGCAAGGGGTACAGGATATCTTTTTCAACGGATTGTTGATATTGCTCCTTTTGATGGTAAATAAATGGGGAAAGAAACAGCGCAAAAAATTAACAAGTCCAGAGCTATTAGGAGATTAGTGATTTGGTATAAAAGAAATTCAGCTGTAACTTCTATTGTTGATACTGCTGCTAGTTCTGCAGCAACCGCTAGTAATGTTGCGGGTAATATGGTTTCTGGTGCTGGCTCTGTTGTTAGCACAGCTAGTAATGTTGCAGGTAATGTTGCAGGTAATGTGGTTTCAAGCGCTGAATCTGTTGTGAGTACTGCCAGCACTGTTGTTTCAAATGCTAGTTCAATAGCTAAAAATACATTACAACCATTAGTTTTTGACCCATTAAAAAGATTACAAAATAACGATAATATTTTAGATAGGCTTGAGGAATCTCAATCTAAAAGAATTTGGATCGCAGTTGATGGGATGGGTGGAGATTATGCTCCTGGTCCAATTCTTGAGGGTTGCCTAGAAGCAATAAGTAGATTTCCAATAAATATAAAGTTTGTCGGCAAAATTGAAAAAGTTAAGGATGCAGCAGAAAAAAATGGTTTAGCTGAATTATTAGAAAATGAAATAGATAATAATCGTCTTGAATTAATTGATAGTGGAGAGCCTATTGGGATGAATGAAGAAGCTACCGCAGTTAGAAAAAGGAAAAATGCAAGTATAAACGTTGCAATGGATTTAGTGAGAAATAATAAAGCTGAAGCTGTCTACTCCGCGGGTAATTCAGGCGCCATGATGGCTTCTGCCATATTTAGAATTGGGAGATTAAAAGGGATTGAGAGACCAGCTATAGGAGCATTGTTTCCAACAAGGGATCAAACTCGCCCGGTATTAGTTTTAGATGTCGGAGCAAATACTGATTGTAAGCCATCTTATCTGCATCAATTTGCTCTTCTAGGCAATATTTATGCAAAAGATGTCTTACAAGTACAAAAACCAAGAATTGGCCTATTAAATATTGGAGAAGAAGAATGTAAAGGTAATGATTTATCCTTAAAAACATTTGAATTATTATCTTCTGAAAAAAGTTTTGATTTTGGAGGTAATTGTGAAGGGAGAGATGTATTATCAGGAAGTTTCGACGTAGTAGTCTGTGATGGATTTACTGGGAATATACTATTGAAATTTCTTGAATCAGTGGGAGGAGTTTTATTAGATATTTTGAGATCTGAGTTGCCACGTGGAAGGCGGGGGAAAGTTGGTTCAGCTTTTTTAAAAAGTAATCTACTTAGAATTAAGAAAAGGTTAGATCATGCCGAACATGGAGGAGCTTTATTACTTGGGGTGAATGGTATTTGCGTTATTGGTCATGGAAGTAGCAAATCTTTATCAGTAGTTAGTGCTCTTCGCTTGGCTCACTCTGCAGTGAATCATGGTGTTATGGACAATTTAAATCAACTGCAAAAGCTTCAAGTTTTAAATTCATAAAACATATTGAGTCAAATTTATGTTTGACTAATATAAGTAACTAAAAAATTCTTTTGGAAGGAATAAATTTTAATCAGATTGGAGTGTCATTCAAGGGAAGCGGAAGTTACGTACCTGATCAAATCCTAACCAATCAAAAAATTAGTCAAAAGGTTGATACAAGCAATGAATGGATACAATCTAGAACTGGCATTTCTGAGAGAAGAATTTCTAGCGTAGAAGATAATGTTACTGAGATGGGTTATAAGGCTGCTCTAAATGCTATAGAAATGGCTAATTGGGATATTAAAACGATTGATTTGATTGTTTTAGCTACTTCAACTCCGCATGATTTATTTGGATCGGCCCCATCCATTCAAGCTAAATTAGGGGCAGCTAACTCTGTGGCTTTCGATTTAACTGCAGCTTGTAGTGGATTTTTATTTGCCTTAATAACAGCCTCACAATTTTTAAAAGGGGGTAGTTTTAAAAGGGCTATTGTTATTGGAGCAGATCAATTATCAAGTTTTGTTGATTGGAATGATAGAAGAAGTTGTATCCTCTTTGGAGATGGTGCCGGTGCATTAGCAATTGAAGCCACAAATGAATTTGATAATTTTATAGGTTTTGATATGAAAACTGATGGGGTAAGGGGTTCTTTTCTTAATCTTCCATCAAAAAAGAATAAGGATTCAATAGTTGATGAAATTGACTTTTTAAATGGAGGTTTTTCTCCAATTCAGATGAATGGTCAGGAAGTTTATAAATTCGCAGTTAAAGAAGTTCCCCTAATTCTTAGAAAGTTGTTAAAAAAAATGAAATATAATTCTGATCAAGTTGATTGGCTCTTGCTGCATCAAGCTAATCAAAGAATATTGGATTCTGTAGGAGAAAGGTTAAAAATACCCAGAGAAAAGATTCTTAGTAATTTAGAAAAATATGGCAATACGTCAGCAGCAACAATTCCACTAATGATGGATGAAGCTGTAAGAGATTATAGAATTAAACAAAATGATATTATTGCTACAAGTGGTTTCGGTGCTGGGTTAAGTTGGGGTGCAGCCCTAATTAAATGGGGTTAAAAACAAAATAGGAACATTATGACAGTTGCATGGGTATTCCCTGGACAGGGTTCGCAAAAAATTGGAATGGCAAAACAAATTGAAAATTTGTCGATTACAAAAGAGAGGTTTAGTTATGCTTCAGAGATATTTGAGAGAAATTTATTTGAAATTTGCGAGTTAAATTCTGATCCAACAAATCCCCTTAGTGATTTGAATAATACAAGAAATACACAAATCTGCCTCTTTTTGGTTGAATCAATTTTATTAGATGCCTTAAAAGAAAATGGTTTTAAACCAACTTATGTTGCTGGGCACAGTCTGGGGGAAATAACCGCATTATATTGTGCGGATGTGTTTTCATTCGAAGACTGCATATCACTAATAAAAGTAAGATCACAATTAATGTTAAATGCTGGGCAAGGATCTATGGCAGCAGTAATTGGTTTTGATAGAAATGAACTTGATTTATTAGTCAAAAAAAGTAAAAGTGTTGTAATTGCCAATGATAATAGCTCTTCCCAAGTTGTTTTATCAGGATCTAATGAAGAGTTAGACAATTTATCGAAAGAAATTTCTTGTAAAAGATTCCTAAAATTAAATGTTTCAGGAGCATTCCATTCACCATTCATGGATGCGGCTGCAGTTAAATTTTCTGAGTATTTAAAACAGATTAAGTTTAAAAATCCTTCTTTCCCAGTAATAAGTAATTATGAACCTTCATTATGTGACGATCCTGATGAACTTAAAACCAGATTGGAAAATCAAATGTGTAATGGAGTGAGGTGGCGAGAAACTATGGATTTAATGGCAAAAGATAGTGATCTACATATTGTCGAAATTGGCCCTTCTAATGTACTAAGCGGTTTAGCAAAAAGACATATGAAAGATTTAAAAATTTCTCAAGTTTCATCTTCTGATCAAATATCTTATTAAATTTGTATGAAAAATCATATTATTCAAAAATTAATCTATGAATTAGTAAGCAAGCTTTTTGTATTTCCAATTTATAAATTTGTATTTAAAGGTAATTTAATAGGTAGAGAAAATATTCCGCAAAAAGATTCCTTTATTATGGTTTCTAATCATGGTTCTTTACTTGACCCTCCTTTGTTAGGACATGCACTTGGACGTAATATATCTTTTATGGCCAAGGCGGAGCTTTTTAGAATCCCTTTCCTTGGCTTTATTATCAAGGCTTGTGGAGCGTATCCTGTAAAAAGAGGAATTGCTGATAAAAACACAATTAAAACAGCATGTAAGAAATTATCAGATGATAATTGTATTGGAATTTTTATTGATGGCACTCGTCAAAAAAATGGTCGAGTGAATAAGCCCAAACAAGGTGCAGCATTATTAGCCTTTAAAAATCAAAAATTATTATTGCCTGTTGCAATAGTTAATTCACATAGACTAATAAAATTTAGATGCTTTTTCCCTTTGTTTTCAAAAATAGTTATTAAAGTGGGGAAACCTGTCCAACCTCCACAAAGTTCTTCAAGACATGATCTGAATTCTGTAACAATGCACCTTCAAGATAAAATTAATAATTTGATTGGATGAATATTTAGTTAATTGGAGAAAGAGGGTAAAGAGGCAAAACTTTTTTCCAGGAATCTATATTTGAATTTAATAAATTTTTATTTGACAGATCTAATAGTTCTTTCAAGTCTTTTTTATTATCATAAGTAGCTTCAAAAGAAAGTTCTTTACTATCAAGTTCTTTGACAACTTTTGGTAAAATTGTTTCTCGAATGATTAGATCCGAGGATTTTTTTTCGTTACTACAAATTTCATATTTACCTGCAATAAAACCCTTACGTTTTAAATTCTTGAAAATCCAGAATGATTTTTTGTTTTTTAAAATATTATTTTTTGATGCAATTCTTTTTGCCATTATTTGAAATGAACTAAAACTGTCTAGAGGGCAATTTATTTGTTGTGAGATAGTTCTTGCTAAAACTACAATTAGTCGTGAAGCATTAAAATTTGCTGGCCCTATGCTGACAGATAACTTATTTATTTTTTGTAAATTTTCTTTGGAAATGAATTTGTTAAGATCATTTATTAAGTTGTTGCAGAGGTCATTATCAAATTTCTTGATAAATAATTCATCAGATTCTAGGGCATTGTTTTTTCTATAACCAAAGCCAAAAGCATTATCTGTGCTATGAATCACTAATGTAGAGTAATTTTCTCCTTGATTGAGTTTATTTGTCATCTATTAACTTTAAGCAGGTAATTGCATACCTGGATTAAACTTGGACCATTTACCAAATTCATTTTCAAAACTTTCACAAGATTGAACATCCCAATCAGTTTTATAATCACCATTATTGTCTTTAACTATATTGACATGAATGAATGGTTTTTTTGCTTTAAAATCAGGTAGATCACATATATGATCAACACCATGATTATTCTCAACATCATGATATGTGATACATCTATCAACCCATTTACAGTTGATGCAAATGCACATAATTAATAAATAATATGAAAAATAGCTTTCACACAGATCATACACTAATAATTGATGAATTAGAAACAAGTATAAAATTTCATAATTTGGATTTAATCTTAGGTTTTTTACCTAAAGGATCATATTTGGTTGGTGGTTATATAAGAGATATTATTTTGGGAAGAAAAACTGAAAAGTTAGATGTTGATATTGTGGTACCTTTAAATGGCATTGAAATTGGTAAAAAGATTGCAGATAATATTGGATCAAGATTTATCATTTTAGATAAAAACAGAGAAGTAGTAAGAATTATTTTTAATAATATTTATATTGATATTGCTAATCAAGTTTCATCTTCCATAGAAGGAGATTTATGTTCTAGAGACTTTTCGATTAATTCAATTGCTTTTTTATTTGATAAGAAGAGTTTGTTTGATCCATTAAATGGTCTTAAAGATCTTGAGATGTCTTTGCTTAGAACTCATTCTGAAAAAAATTTATTAAATGACCCTTTACGAATTTTAAGATGTTTTCGATTTGTTTCAGAATTGAATTTTAAAATTGATTTAAGATTAGTTGATTTTATAAAAAAAAATAAAGGGAACTTATATCTTGTCGCAAAAGAGAGAATTACTTATGAAATACAGAAAATAGTAAGGGGAGCAAATGCTCTTGATTCAGTATTGTTGATAAAAAAATTAAATATATTTGATATTGAAAATTTATTTGAAGATTCTTTTTTTTTGGATTTAGAGAAAATTAATTATGGAGAACTTGATCAGGAAGAAAAAGATAAATATTTACCATCATTTTTTATTACTCAAATCTTAGATGTTGTAACTTTAGAGAAATTGAAATTTAGTAAAGCTGATATTGCAAAAACTAAGTTATTGCGAAAATGGTACCTTTTCTTGAAAAACAAAAATATAGCTCAGTTAGATGAATTTGACAGATTTAAATTACATCAAGAATTAGAAATGTTTCTGCCATCTTTTATTTTTTATTTACCTCAAAACTTACAATTAGAGTGGCTTCATAGATGGCGTGACAACGATGATAAATTATTTCATCCCTCAAACTTAGTTAATGGTGATGTAATTAAAAAAAATTTGGAAATCAAGGATGGACCTATCTTGGGAGAGCTTTTACAGTATCTTTCTAAGGAACTTGCATATAATAGATTGAATAATTTTGATGAAACTATTTATAAAGCAAAGCGATGGATTGAACAAAATGCGCCAAAATGTGATTAAATACACATAGCTTAGTTTTGTTTAGAAGTTCAGACTTCAAAATCATTTTTAAAAATTTATGAGTATTCGCATTTACATTGGCAACTTACCACAAGGATTTAATCCAAAAGAATTTGATGCACTTTTAAAGTCAGTTTCCGATTCGATTAGATTTAAAGCAGTTTTAGATAAGGAAACTAAGGAATGCAGGGGGTTTGGTTTTGCTACTTCTAATAATGAAGATAATGCTAATTTAGTAATTCAAAAGTTAAATGGTTTTGAATTTAATGGTTCTAAATTAAGAGTAGAGCTATCAGAAAAGAAAGATTCTGCTTCAAATAAAAGAAATAGTGGAAAATCAAATAAGAATAAGAAGAGGAAAGACTTTAAGAAAATTGTTCACAGTGATGCTCCTAACTTAGAAGCTCCTGATCCAAGATGGGCAGGAGAACTATCTAAATTAAAAGATTTGTTGGCTAATCAGAAGACTCCTGCTTAGTCATTTAATTCGAGAAATTAAAAAAGATATAGGAATTTCAAAAGCTTTTACTGAATTTTTTACAAAAGCTCTATTATTGAAGACATCATAGTCTAGTCTTTCTATAGAATTTAATATTCCTCTATAAAGACGTAAGGATGTCCAAACAGGCCATCTTGCGTCAGAAGATAACCATTTGATTCCATCTTCAGATTTCTGGAACCAATCGCGAGCCCTGGTTAATTGAAAGTTCATTAGTGCTTTCCATTGTTTGTTTATTTCACCTTTTAAAAGTTTTTCTTCAGAATAATTAAATTTTTCAATATCTTCTTGAGGGAGATAAATTCTACCTCTTTGTCTATCTTCGCCGACATCTCTTAATATATTTGTCAATTGATTAGCTATACCTAAAGCTATAGCAGCTTCTGAGGGGTCAGGTTTGGCACTCCATGGAGCGGATGTGTAAGCACTATCAATCCCCATGACATTCTGAGTCATCAAACCAACTGTACCTGCGACTCTATAACAATAGAGTTTTAATTCATCAAAATCTTTGTATCTAAATTTATTAAGATCCATTCTCTGGCCATCAATCATGTCTAGATAAGGTTGAATACTTTGTGGATATTTTTCGATGGTGTCTAATAGAACAGCATCTAATTCCGATTTAATTTTGCCTTTAAAAACATTTTTTGTATTTTCTTCCCATGCATTTAAATTTTCTGCAAGTTCATCTTGCGATTTAGTTGAAGCTTCTAAGCTATCCATTATTTCATCTGTTCTTCTACACCAAACATAAATAGCCCAAATAGCTTTTCTTTTCTCTAGAGGTAGCAGAAGAGTTCCCAAGTAAAAGGTTTTAGCCCATTTTTGGGTTTCTTTTCGGCATATCTCGTATGCTTGATCTAGTTGAGAAATTGAATTTTTCAAAAAGTTTTAGATGAATTTTTAAATTACTGGAATGTAAATCTCATGAAGAAGCATTTTGAGGAGTTTTGGAATACTCTTTATTGATTGATTCCGCGCATAATTTACCACTTAAAACAGCTCCTTCCATAGATGCTAAATATTTTTGCATAGTATAATCTCCTGTTAAAAAGAAGTTTTTTATAGGAGATTTTTGACTAGGTCTGAACTCCTGGCATCCAGGAACTGCTTTATAAACAGATCTTGGAGTTTTAACTACTTTATATTTTCGTAAGTTTGTTTTATCGTCTCCCATGAAATGCGTTGGGAATAATTTTTTGAGTTCCTCCATAGTTGCATCAACAATATCTTGATCGCTCCTATTTATCCAATCTTTTGCAGGTGCAAAAACTAATTCAAGCATTGATCTATTTGGATCTTCATATTCTTTGCAGGTGATACTCATATCTGCATAAACACTGAGGAGAGGTGATCTGCTGAATAATAAATGATCAATATCTGTTAATTTTTTGTCAAACCATAAATGGATATTAATGACTGGCACACCATTTAAACCATCTAATTTAGAAAATGCATCTAACCCTTTCCATTGTTTTGGGATCATTAATTTAAAGAGATCTACGGGCATTGCACTTACATAAGCATCAGCCGTTAGCTCTTTCTTTTCGTTTTTATCTAAAGAGGCGACAGTAAAACTTTTAACAGTGCTGTCCTCGTTAAGATTGATTTCCCTTAATGGACTATTCATGTGAACTTCACCACCACGAGCAGTAATATAATCAACCATTGGCTGGCATAGTCTTTCTGGAGGAGCTCCGTCAAGGAATGCCATTTTAGAACCATTTTTTTCTTGTAGAAATCTGTTTAATGCTGTTAATAAAACAGTAGATGATATTTCATCCGGTCCAATGAAATTAAGAGCTTTACTCATTGCTATAAAAACTTCATCATTAACTCTTTCCGGAATATTGTGCTCTTTTAGCCAATCTGTCCATGATTTTGTATCACATTTATCTAAGTACTTTTGGCCTCTCAACATTGCAGGCACTAAACCTAATCCAAATAGAATTTTTTCATTCCATGAAAGCATATCATTATTGCTTAGTATTGCTGATACACCATTAACTGGAGCAGGTATATCGGGAAAGTCGAATCTACTGTAAGTTCCAGGCTCTGATGGCTGATTAAAAATCATTGAATGACTTTTCCATTGAAGTCTGTCTTCAATATCTAATTCCTTAAAAAGTTGCAACATATTTGGGTAGGCTCCAAAAAATATATGTAATCCAGTTTCATACCAATCTCCATCTTCGTCTTTCCATGCGGCAACTTTCCCACCTAAAACGTCTCTGGCTTCAAGTACAATTGGAATGTGTCCATTATCGACTAAATATTTAGCGCAAGATAAACCTGCTAAACCAGCACCAGCAATTACAATACGCATTATTAAATCAAGAAATAAATTAACACTTACTAATAAGCTACATTAAAGTTAGAACATAATAGTTTTTTTCGTTGATTATTTCGTAAAATTATGGAAAAAATGCTTTTAAAATCCACTACTAGGCATGTAAGAATTTTTACTGCCGAAATTGTAGATAAGGAATTAAAGTTTCATCCCAATAAACTAACTCTTGATTTAGATCCCGATAACGAATTTATTTGGAACCAAGATTCTCTAAACAAAATAAATGAAAAATTTAATGAATTAATTAAAGAGAGAGCAGGAAAGGATTTAGATGATTATGAACTTCGAAAAATAGGATCAGAAATTGAAGGTTTGATTAAATTTTTGCTTCAAAATGGTCAGCTTAGCTATAACCCTGATTGTAGAGTAATGAATTATTCAATGGGTTTACCAAAGACAAATGAAGTGTTGTGAATAGATCATCCTCAAATAGAAGGCCAAGAAGAGGCTCAAATAGAAGTTATTATCCACCAAATTCAAAGGACATGGATCCTTATGGTCAAAGAAGCAATAGATTGCCTGCTTCTTCTGAACAAAAGATCAACTTTAGTACAGGAACAATTGCCGTACTTGCTGGAGTATTAATTTTAGGTGTTGGTATCGGGAGCGCTATTACTAGTACAACTGATGGCGGGCAGGGAAACATAGCAAGTCAACAACAATTAGATATGGCTGTTCCAGATCCTGAATTTTGCAGACAATGGGGAGCTAGTGCTTTTGTAATTGATGTTGAAATGTATACGACTCTAAATCCATCCACGAGTTTTGTAACGCAACCAGCTCTTCAACCAGGGTGCGTTATTAGAAGAGAGAATTGGACAGTGTTACAAAAACAGGGCGCAATTAGTAATGAAGATGTAAGAGAATGTAAGCAAAGGATGAATACTTTTGCTTATATTGGTTCTATAAGAGATAAGCCAATAGTTAAGTGCGTTTATCAGACTGATGTAAATGAAAATAAATTTATAATAAAAGGTGATGGACAAGCTGAAGACGGCGGGGTAGGTATTAACAAAGAAGCAATTCAGTTTTGATCGAAATTATATATGCCTCAAAGGGCTTTCTAAACTAGCAAATTGTGGGAGAATGTTTTTCTTAAATACTTCTGATGCTCTTGATGTATATCTTGACGGATTAGTAATTAATTTAAGTTCTCTTTTTACCTCTAAATCAGCTACGAATGCTTTATGAATTGTTCCAGCCGATAATTCTCTTTCAATAGAAACAACAGGCAAAAACGAAGCTCCTAAACCTGATTGAACTGCATTCTTGATTGCTTCAAGAGAGTTAAGTTCCATCTCAATTTTTAATCTTTGAATGTCAAGCCCAGAATCTTGGAGAAGTTTGTCAACAACTTTTCTTGTTGTAGATTGTGAGTCTAATGTTACAAAATTTAATTTGTATAAGTCTTCTTTTAAAAGCTCTTTTTTGGTCGAAAGTGGATGTTTAGATGGTAAAACTAATGCCAATTCATCAGTGGCATATGGAATTACTTGTAGCAAATTTTCCAAATCTCCAGGTAATTGTCCGCCAATAATGGCTAAGTCAATTTGTCCATTGGCCACACTCCAACCAGTTCTTCTCGTACTATGAACTTGAAGTTGGACGGACACATCAGGGTATTTTTGTCTGAATAGCCCTATCATTCTCGGCATTAAATAGGTACCCGTTGTTTGGCTCGCTCCAATGACAAGAGTTCCACCTTTTAAGCTATTTAAATCTTCAATAGCCTTGCAAGCTTCGTCGCATTGATTCAAAATCCGTTCACAATATTCAAGTAATAGTCTCCCTGCTTCAGTCAAAAGAGCCTTCCTCCCACCTCTGTCGAAAATTGTGATTTCAAGTTGTTTTTCTAAATTTTGTATTTGTAAACTTACGGCAGGTTGGGTGACATATAAGAGATCTGCAGCTTTTTTAAAACTTCCTTGAGCTGCTATAGCTTTTAATATTCTTAATTGGTCGAGTGTGAATGGTAATTCTGGCATCTATTATGCCTACAGTTTCTTATAATTCTAATGCTAAGGAGCATTCTTGTTAAGAACAAAAATTATTTGAACAATTTACACATATGGAGACTCATAAAACTTCGCTAATCATCTTAATTTTGATTTTGATTTTTGCAGTCATTCATAGTGGGGGAGCTGCTTTAAGAATTAAAGCAGAATCTATTATGGGTCCAAGATTATGGCGGTTATGTTTTGTTTTTTTAAGTTTGCCATCTGCAATTATCTTGATTAGTTATTTTTTAGCTCATAGGTATGACGGAATCAGATTATGGAATTTACAGGGAAATAATTTTGTTTTTATGGTCGTTTGGTTCTTAACTGCAATAAGTTTTTTATTTTTATATCCCGCTACTTACAATTTGCTAGAAATTCCTTCCGTTTTAAAACCTAAAGTACGAATCTATGGAACTGGGATAATGCGAATCACAAGACATCCACAAGCATTTGGTCAGATAATTTGGTGTTTTGCGCATACTTTATGGATTGGTACATCATTCACATTAGTAACTTCTATTGGCTTAGTTTTGCATCACCTTTTTGCAATTTGGCATGGCGACAAGAGATTAGCAAATAGATTTGGAGAAGAATTTGAAAATTTTAAAAAAAATACCTCCATAATCCCTTTCTTGGCGATACTTGAGGGGAGGCAAGAATTTAAGATTAAAGAATTTTTTAGGTTATCTCAAGTTGGCATACTAATTGCAATAGGCGTACTTTGGTGGTCTCATCAATATATAAATATTGCTGTTAAAACATTTAATTCATCATTTTTGTCTGAATTTTTCAATTGACAGTTTAAAATCAAAATACAAGTTCTTTAAAAAATGCCACAAGCTTCAGAAATTGCCTGGTTAATTCCCGTTTTCCCACTTATTGGAGCAGTGCTTTCTGGCTTAGGACTAATAAGCATTAATAAGAAAATTAATAATTCAAGAGAAATTGTTTCGGTAGGTTTGATTTCTTTCGTTGGGATTTCTGCGGTAATTAGTTATAAAGCTTTAATTGAACAAATTAATGGTTATCAATCAGTTGAAAAATTATTTGTATGGGCTAATGCAGGGGATTTCACAATTCCAATGGGATTTGTCCTTGATCCTTTGGGGAGTGTAATGCTTGCGTTAGTAACTACAATAACTTTGCTGGTAATGATTTACTCTCATGGTTACATGGCGCATGACAAAGGATATGTCAGATTTTTTACATATTTAGCATTATTTAGTAGTTCAATGATGGGATTAATAGTTAGTCCGAATTTATTAGAAATTTATGTATTTTGGGAATTAGTTGGAATGTGTTCTTATTTATTAGTTGGTTTTTGGTATGACAGGGATGGCGCTGCACACGCTGCACAAAAAGCATTTGTTGTTAATAGAGTGGGAGATTTTGGTTTATTACTAGGAATTCTTGGCCTATTTTGGGCAACAAATAGTTTTGATTTTAATGAAATAGCTACTGGAATTTCTCAATCGATATCTGATCATTCGATACCCATTTGGGCTGCTTTATTACTGTGTTTTTTAGTGTTTCTAGGGCCTATGGCTAAATCCGCTCAGTTTCCTCTTCATGTGTGGTTGCCTGATGCGATGGAAGGTCCTACACCAATTTCTGCGCTTATCCATGCTGCAACAATGGTTGCA
This window of the Prochlorococcus marinus XMU1410 genome carries:
- the pds gene encoding 15-cis-phytoene desaturase, translated to MRIVIAGAGLAGLSCAKYLVDNGHIPIVLEARDVLGGKVAAWKDEDGDWYETGLHIFFGAYPNMLQLFKELDIEDRLQWKSHSMIFNQPSEPGTYSRFDFPDIPAPVNGVSAILSNNDMLSWNEKILFGLGLVPAMLRGQKYLDKCDTKSWTDWLKEHNIPERVNDEVFIAMSKALNFIGPDEISSTVLLTALNRFLQEKNGSKMAFLDGAPPERLCQPMVDYITARGGEVHMNSPLREINLNEDSTVKSFTVASLDKNEKKELTADAYVSAMPVDLFKLMIPKQWKGLDAFSKLDGLNGVPVINIHLWFDKKLTDIDHLLFSRSPLLSVYADMSITCKEYEDPNRSMLELVFAPAKDWINRSDQDIVDATMEELKKLFPTHFMGDDKTNLRKYKVVKTPRSVYKAVPGCQEFRPSQKSPIKNFFLTGDYTMQKYLASMEGAVLSGKLCAESINKEYSKTPQNASS
- the ndhM gene encoding NAD(P)H-quinone oxidoreductase subunit M, giving the protein MEKMLLKSTTRHVRIFTAEIVDKELKFHPNKLTLDLDPDNEFIWNQDSLNKINEKFNELIKERAGKDLDDYELRKIGSEIEGLIKFLLQNGQLSYNPDCRVMNYSMGLPKTNEVL
- a CDS encoding DUF3172 domain-containing protein; the protein is MNRSSSNRRPRRGSNRSYYPPNSKDMDPYGQRSNRLPASSEQKINFSTGTIAVLAGVLILGVGIGSAITSTTDGGQGNIASQQQLDMAVPDPEFCRQWGASAFVIDVEMYTTLNPSTSFVTQPALQPGCVIRRENWTVLQKQGAISNEDVRECKQRMNTFAYIGSIRDKPIVKCVYQTDVNENKFIIKGDGQAEDGGVGINKEAIQF
- a CDS encoding LysR family transcriptional regulator, with product MPELPFTLDQLRILKAIAAQGSFKKAADLLYVTQPAVSLQIQNLEKQLEITIFDRGGRKALLTEAGRLLLEYCERILNQCDEACKAIEDLNSLKGGTLVIGASQTTGTYLMPRMIGLFRQKYPDVSVQLQVHSTRRTGWSVANGQIDLAIIGGQLPGDLENLLQVIPYATDELALVLPSKHPLSTKKELLKEDLYKLNFVTLDSQSTTRKVVDKLLQDSGLDIQRLKIEMELNSLEAIKNAVQSGLGASFLPVVSIERELSAGTIHKAFVADLEVKRELKLITNPSRYTSRASEVFKKNILPQFASLESPLRHI
- a CDS encoding NnrU family protein, whose amino-acid sequence is METHKTSLIILILILIFAVIHSGGAALRIKAESIMGPRLWRLCFVFLSLPSAIILISYFLAHRYDGIRLWNLQGNNFVFMVVWFLTAISFLFLYPATYNLLEIPSVLKPKVRIYGTGIMRITRHPQAFGQIIWCFAHTLWIGTSFTLVTSIGLVLHHLFAIWHGDKRLANRFGEEFENFKKNTSIIPFLAILEGRQEFKIKEFFRLSQVGILIAIGVLWWSHQYINIAVKTFNSSFLSEFFN